In Oreochromis aureus strain Israel breed Guangdong linkage group 17, ZZ_aureus, whole genome shotgun sequence, the genomic stretch ATTCTTGAgcagctgttttagctcctccccttTAAGCCAACttcattctgattggctgcaccTCATACTCCTGATATCACACGGAGCCAGGAGCAGAAAAAACAGGTTGACACTGAGCCTTCAGTGCAGACTGAAGCCTGAGCTGATATGCTCTCCTCTGTGTCCGCAGACTCTCGTTCAGACGCAGATTAGATGATTCTACAGGGCAGAACCAGACATGGACTTCCATCTGCAAGAAAAATCTCACCTCCACTACAGGGTCAACGGGAGCAGCTCCAGACCAGGCGTGAGTACTCAAAAACCACTCTGGTTTACTCAGAGTTGAGCTTTTTGTTGCTTCTCTGTAATTTAGCACACATTCTTATGAGCAAACCCACACAGGAAACAGGCTGaaactaaactttttttttcttttttttaaattaaagcaattgtaataactttgttACCACAAGAGATTTCTCTGAAAGTCAGGGAGGGGGGAAAGTTCCTTTAGAGTTTTTAATCTGTCAAATCTACTAAAGCTGGTGACATGAAACAGCAGTTTTTCTATCTTAAAGAAGAATCGGTCCACTGAGTAGTTCAGTTATGTCCATAGGGGCAATAGTCCCCTGTGCCAGCCTTCAGCATAAGGGTAACCTGCTTGACCAGAAGAGGTCTTACTGTGGATTTTTTGGAGTATTTTGCCCCTGAGCAACTAACAGAGGAACAAAAGGAGCTGAATCTTTTACTCAGTTTAGTGTTGGCATGGCTTTGCAGCCGAGTTGAATTGAAATAAAATTGGATTAAGGAGGTCACTCTGATCTCGGCCGTTATCTCTCCACACTGACAGATGTAGATGTCTGACGTTGTCTTAGGAAATCAGCAATATCAGTCTTTCTCAAAGACAAACTTTCTGTTGGTGAAACAATCATTTTGGAGCTATTTTTCAACTACAAAAGACCACCAGCCTTTAGAAAAACCTGCTAATTGGCTCCTGCACGAGTATTCCCCTGATGGAAATGGGTGCTGTGTAGTCGACACCGGGTCACATCATGGCAGAGAAAAGAGCAGTCCTGTTCTTTTTGTCCTATTAACCACAGCAAACAGACTGTGCGTATCAGgtgaacacctgattgttcaaGCTGCACTTTCACGCCGGCTAAGGCCTCGACGGCGTGTTTACACAACGCAGCCAGTCATCTCAGAAGCTGGGAAACTACACCTGCCTAACAACTTAATCCCTTCACATGCCTCAGGGATGAGATTTATTATCAGCGCACGACACAGCCGAACCGGTTAAGCTGCAGTTTTTTAGGTCCTGAGCTGCTTCGCTACAATGGACGACTTTCACGGCAGCTGAAACTGGCAGATCTGCGTGTTTATCTCTGATTAGTTTCAGGAGGGTGTTGCTGCAGGTGTCTTTGTCTTTGCAGGTGTCTTGGTAACCTGGTCATGGCACTTTTCGTTTCAGCAGCAACCCCATAATGCCGTTTCAACTGCAGCCTGAAGGTCATCACCTTGACAGAGAACAAATAAGGGGCAAAAGTCCTGCTGTCCACTTTTCAGAGCAGTGATACTCATGTGTAAGTACTGGGTCATGAATCCCAGTTCAGTCATTAAGACGTCtggattcagattttttttgtgtgtgagttTTATTTGCGAAGTCCAGCGAAAGTCACAGGTGACATCCGcaaaaatcacttttattgaaGAACTTTGAAAGAAAATAGAGTTTAGAGTTTTTCATAGAGTTTGCCCCGACCAGCTGTAATTTCAAATGATAACGAACCACTTTGTTTACATAAcgaggcttttttttcttcgtgGCCACCtctatttatttttaggttCATTACACATTGTGTCAGGGGATCCCCTAAAGccatgtggtttggtttaaaTAGGCGGCCTCGATCCTATCAGGACCGCAAAAAGACCTCAGCAAAATCAGCGGCCACTGAGTGTTGTCACTGGATACCCTGCTGTGGTGGTTCTGAGTATGTGGAGGTGAAGAGGAAGAGGTGAGGGAGCCGTCCagcaggagagagggagggagaaggagagagagagagggagggccAACTGAGCCAGAAACAGGGTGGGAAAAGAAGTCTGGAGGAACAAACAGGTCTGTGTTCCCTCTACACATGCCTACTGTGTGAGAGTCATACGTGGACCGTTCGCACCCATATATGTGGAGCTCAGTGATGAGGAGACATAAGCAGCACCACAGCAGgcctttttgtcttgttttgcatTAAGAACAACAATCAGTCATTTTTTCAGTATGTTTCAGTCATAAACAGTAAAATAGGCAGATGTAGTGACTGTGAGGTCACATGCAGGTTTGAGAAATTCTGCGAAAGCCTCAAGTCGAGCATTTTTGCCATTGTCGAACACCTGGGAGCATATTTGCATAATCCACCTTTCTGATTCTTCTGATTCTTGGAACTGGAGTGGGAAACATATTAAAGTCAGCCTGTAGACTTTATACAGCTGGAAGTCTCTTTGCAATCACacgagtcgccccctgctggctgtaGGAAAGAACTCAGCTTTAAGGCCCTTTTTTTTTAGAGACACATTCAACTTTCTTATCTTCAAAACTGAACACATGCCGAGATTTGAACTTACCGTAAATGGAACAAGAGCTGCTGTGCTAGCACCAAGCTAtcaaaaactcaaaacgctTTAACACTAAACAAAGTGGAGGTATTTTCTACAGAGAGGCGGCAGGCAGGCAGAAAGGTCAAGGTGGATAAATTTAAATACCCGAGGGTCAACCATCCTTAGCAACGGACAGTGCAcaggagaggtgaagaagagagtgcaggccgAGTGGAGTGGGTGGATACAAGTGTGACAGAAGGATTAGCTAGAGTGAACAGGAAGATTTAACacatggtagtgagacctgtaAAGTTTGGTTTGGAGACAGTGCACTAACAAAATGACGGGAGGTGTCTGCCAATCCCGCCTCCTCAACTTCTGCCATGAAGCCAAGATGGCTTCATGGCAGCCAATGTATTCTTTTCAGttgccagcagggggcgactcctctggcAGTAAAACATGTTCCAGTTTTATAGCAGTCAGTTTTATAGCAGTCTGTGGGAAAATGACTCTCAGCTCTCTTGCCCTGTGACCTCTGTAAAATGGTATCCTGATAGCTTAACTAGCTCAGTCACTAGTTtgagtaatattaaataaatcctGAAATCCAGTTAGtaaattatcatcattattagaGTAACACTCCATAAATAGATATGCAGTGAATCTATGTAAAGGCTATGGCGTAGCTCATGCACACAGCCAACACCATTACCTGCATTTATTCATGTGTAGTCGCTTGCAAGGACATGAGGTGCAGATACATTTTTACAGAGGCCCAGGTCAGGTGACGGTGTACCAATAACATTTATCACTGAATCATGAAGAATAAAAGAGGATATACTCACTCGTTCTATTTCAAAATGTCAAAATCTTTGTTCATACTTTGTATACAGTTTCACATACAGGAAGTACACAAATATTTTAGCAcactaaaacaaacaagaacaagaaaaatGGTTTCAAGTATTTAAATCAGAAACCGAGAGTGCCTCCCTCTTAAGCGGCAACCTTCGAATCTTCCCCTCCCTTTGTAAATAGTGGAGAAACTTCTCTATGTGTGCTGCGTGCACTACAATGATTCCCAGTAACCCGACTCTTTAACCTCTGAGGCAAAAATGTTAAGGAACAAAGAAGacatagcagaaatgttttATATCTCTTCACAGGATGATCAAGACCTGAGTCAGGAGGAGCAGGACTGCATCCAGTTCTTTGAGAAAACCATCGATTCGCTGGAGGCGAGTTTAGAGGAGGACGACTGGAGGCTTGTGCGAGCGAGGCCCTTCGAAAACTCCACTCAAGAGGTCACTAGACCTGTGGCTATGATTGCCAACCCCTACACTACCAACCCCAAAGATCACAATATTATTGACTTGGTCCACCAGGAAGCAGACTCGGTTCACTCTAAAGAGCCGATCTTCAGTCCCACCCATCGAGGTAGCGTACAGCAGTTGGTGCTTGTGTTCAGAGTagtcagttacaatatttaaaatTGTTTATGTAGATAAAGCAGATTATTAAATTACATCTCTAAACTTCTAAAGTCGTGATGACTGAAACTTCTGCAATTTGTTTCTACCAGGCTTTCAAACTATGGTGCCACCCCCTGATAGCCACTTTGAGATAAAGCCAAGGCACAATCCGATGGACAGCTTGCCTTCAGAGTACAACCCTCCCCTCCCGAGTGGCATGTCCGGGCAGACGGACACCTCCTACCACCCGGCAGGCAGTGTCCCCACCCCTGTGCTGATTGCCAAGAAGATAGCTGAGAACCAGTCCGGAGGAACAGCTAACTTCCTTCCTTCACTCCACCGCCTCAGCGTGGATGAAAAGCCAAGCACAGATCATCCAGTGAAGCAGGGTCCTCCTACATCTGCCAAGCCTACCCGCTACCCTGACAACATCAACATGATCCGTAGCAGCAAGGACCGCCAAAACCAGCCACCACCTAATGTGAACATCCAGGAGAGACAGGCGCATATGCTGGCAAACCTAGGTACGAATCAATCTCTGCTGCAGGACGATTCTCTACACAATGTAGGGGAGAAGCCTCGAAATGTTCCTACTCGCAGCATTTCCTTCAGCGACCCCACACCAGACAAATCTAGGATGGAGGCCCTGTCTAAGCTAGGCCTGACCAGAAATCGAGCTATGTCTGGGGGTATGTCTCTCCAAATCACCCCTAACATTACCCCGTTGGTTCCTCTTACAGGTGCAGGCAGCAGTCCCACACCACTGGAGGCTCATCATCCAACAACAACTGAGACTGGGCCCAAATCGCCCCAAGCCCATGTCAGTACCCCACCTCAGAGCCTGATTCACGCTGACAGGAAACCTGAGGTTCGGAGGACATCTTCCTCTAGGAGCAATGAAGACAGAAACCCCCAACCAAGACTGTCGCCTCCAGCTGTTGCACAGAGCAGCTCCTATCCACCTCCTGTGGAAAACAAAGTGTCCATCCCCCAGCAGCCATCTGAGGTGACCTCGCTGTCACTTAACAGCTACGGAGGAAAATCCATCATGGTCCACCCTTCTGTTGGCTCCAAGAGTGAATCTGCACCCTCAACAACAAGCCATGAACCCATAACCCACCCTTCTGCACTCTCAAACCCCAGTGAGCCGAACACCTACGGGGGAAAGAGCAAAGTCATGACTCCTGGTTCCCTATCTGGCTCCAGGACCGAGCTTCCTGACATCCTTAGCTCACACATGGACAGGAGTCAAACCTTGCCCTACAAATCAGAGCTACTGCAGCCCGAGCACAACAGCTACGGAGGAAAGAGCCGAAGCTTCAACACGGTCACCGGCTTATATCACACTTCAGAAAGCCCAGCAAGGGGTTCCAAACCTCCAGCCCCAACACCGGCCCCAAGACCTCCTCGACACTCCTACCATGGCATCGTTGTTTCCCAGAAACCAGCGACGTCCTTGTCCACAGACAACAGACGAAGATCCAACTCGATGTTCCGCCCCCAAGGCATCACAGTGCAGTTTTCTGGTCGAGGGGAGATGAACGAATCACGCAGAGAGGCACTGAGGAAACTGGGGTTGCTGAAAAAGTCTTGATGAActcttgtttatttgttttctggaTTTATCCTCAGTTTTTCCTGCTGGTGGAGGTCGTTTGCTTATAGCTCCCCCTAATGAGTGGAGGGATAAAGACAGACTTTTACAGATTTACAGATAGTATAGCTGAGCTAAACTGCTTTAAATCTCTCCAAAAAGtttggaaacaaaacatttatttagctTCCTGTCTCAGCTTTGTTTGCGACACGAGTCCAATTGTGAACATCCAGAGTTTTTTTTAGCCTTTTTACCAAAAGCATTAGTTTAATCTGGAGGCTCTCAAGCCTCTTTGGATTTAAGGTTGGATTGattttcactgattttttttctgtttaaatcttGGATTCTCAGACTGTGAAGTCTTTATCACCTCTGTTACACGGGAGCCCTTTTCTGGTTTTCACTGGTTTTCTTAACTGACTTTGGACATTTTTTCTAGTCAGTGGTACGTTAGTGtgtatatttgtttttccagttaaaagaactttttatttaaaaaaaacttataaTATAATCAACACTAAAGAGCAAAAAGGGATCTTATGTATGGGACTAACGGAGAAAAGACGCTGTTTCCTTGAAGATGTGGAGCCGAGCAGGGGGATATTTTTACTCCAACGAACAAACCTCCCACACCAAACCACAGACTGGTGGTCTGGGCTTGAGGGCAggacttttacttttttactacGCAGAGGGAATACTTTAAAAACTGCTCTTTAGGGATGGGTGTGCACATAGCATTGTACAAAACACGAGCACTAAAACCACACAGTCTAGAAATACATCCTCGGTTACTTATATGTTGTTTCTGACATttgaaaatgtgttatttaactgctgtgtgtgtgtgtgtgtgtgtgtgtgtgtgtgtgtgtgtgtgtgtgtgtgtgtgtgtgtgtgtgtgtgtgtgtgtgtgtgtgtgtgtgcgcgatTGTTTATCAAGACTC encodes the following:
- the LOC116336468 gene encoding serine/arginine repetitive matrix protein 1 isoform X1, which encodes MDFHLQEKSHLHYRVNGSSSRPGDDQDLSQEEQDCIQFFEKTIDSLEASLEEDDWRLVRARPFENSTQEVTRPVAMIANPYTTNPKDHNIIDLVHQEADSVHSKEPIFSPTHRGFQTMVPPPDSHFEIKPRHNPMDSLPSEYNPPLPSGMSGQTDTSYHPAGSVPTPVLIAKKIAENQSGGTANFLPSLHRLSVDEKPSTDHPVKQGPPTSAKPTRYPDNINMIRSSKDRQNQPPPNVNIQERQAHMLANLGTNQSLLQDDSLHNVGEKPRNVPTRSISFSDPTPDKSRMEALSKLGLTRNRAMSGGMSLQITPNITPLVPLTGAGSSPTPLEAHHPTTTETGPKSPQAHVSTPPQSLIHADRKPEVRRTSSSRSNEDRNPQPRLSPPAVAQSSSYPPPVENKVSIPQQPSEVTSLSLNSYGGKSIMVHPSVGSKSESAPSTTSHEPITHPSALSNPSEPNTYGGKSKVMTPGSLSGSRTELPDILSSHMDRSQTLPYKSELLQPEHNSYGGKSRSFNTVTGLYHTSESPARGSKPPAPTPAPRPPRHSYHGIVVSQKPATSLSTDNRRRSNSMFRPQGITVQFSGRGEMNESRREALRKLGLLKKS
- the LOC116336468 gene encoding proline and serine-rich protein 2 isoform X2; translation: MDFHLQEKSHLHYRVNGSSSRPGDDQDLSQEEQDCIQFFEKTIDSLEASLEEDDWRLVRARPFENSTQEVTRPVAMIANPYTTNPKDHNIIDLVHQEADSVHSKEPIFSPTHRGFQTMVPPPDSHFEIKPRHNPMDSLPSEYNPPLPSGMSGQTDTSYHPAGSVPTPVLIAKKIAENQSGGTANFLPSLHRLSVDEKPSTDHPVKQGPPTSAKPTRYPDNINMIRSSKDRQNQPPPNVNIQERQAHMLANLGAGSSPTPLEAHHPTTTETGPKSPQAHVSTPPQSLIHADRKPEVRRTSSSRSNEDRNPQPRLSPPAVAQSSSYPPPVENKVSIPQQPSEVTSLSLNSYGGKSIMVHPSVGSKSESAPSTTSHEPITHPSALSNPSEPNTYGGKSKVMTPGSLSGSRTELPDILSSHMDRSQTLPYKSELLQPEHNSYGGKSRSFNTVTGLYHTSESPARGSKPPAPTPAPRPPRHSYHGIVVSQKPATSLSTDNRRRSNSMFRPQGITVQFSGRGEMNESRREALRKLGLLKKS